CTATTTCTGGAGTTGTAGTTATGTATTGGACATAAGAATAGACAATCAAGATTAGAAGGCTCGTCCTCCCTTCATTCCCACCAACTCGCAAAAAGGAGGTGCCACCTTTTCCGCAAGGTAATACTTAAAAACTCTATGGTTTGCAGGTGGCCGTGTCAGAGTGGAGAGTCGGCTGAAGCGACAGCTGAACATCCCAAGCACACCAATAAGCTCCTACGGTGAGATGCCGCCAGGGGCGCTGCTGTCCAATTCCCGCTAGCTGCGTTGCTTGCAAAGAATGTGGACGACTGCGACACGCTGAATCTGTGTGTTTAACTTGCCTACCAATGCTATAAATCCACGGCCCATTACAGTCTCTATCGCCACTAAAATTTTATACTAGTCCTAGCTATACGAAAGCTAGTGTCGATTTCTAAAGCGATATACTTTAAATCGAAACGTACCTCCTTATAAAACAACGCGCTCTTTCTCGCTGAAACTGCACATCGGGGTAAATTCAAGCCGCCAGACATAATTGTTAGCCCAATGTTAAGGAGTAATTGCTTGAGAACTTCCCAGTAAAGTCGATTTGCGTGTGTGATTTACGACGTCAACCAAAAACTTCGATTTCCTTGGTAACGGAATGGTAAGCGCCGTACGTCGGTGCTGCGGTGGAGAAAAATTGCCGCATTTCCGCAACGTCTCGCCGTGCTCAAATTCATCAGCGAGTACACGACCGCTGCGCCAATTAACAAGTCTGATACCATGGTGCTTGAGGATGTCATGTGCTCCAGAGAACCGCTTCGCTATTCTCGTCTCCGGTGGCTAACCCCTTGCAAACACCTGGAGTGTCGTGCCGACaagtttttgctgctgcttggttaCAATAAACTTTAAGTATACTCATAACACGGTCGCAGTCCGAGAGGTCAAATGCACGACAGTCGACGCTTTATGTGTTTCCAACATGCTCAGATTTATACTCGATAGTGTCCGTTGTATCCGGTACATTTCAGCACTGATGATTTTTGGTGTTCGTCAGCACGTCTTTAATGTAACCAGAGCGTGTACAGCCTGCGTCACCGTAGTTTttgagcgctcgagcagtgcgtaCCCTGTCACGAAAACTGAAATGAGAGAGTGGCCCCTCCCTACTTTCTAAGCTAAGTGCTCGTGTCTACTTTGACAGTTTATCTGGCTCTAATTCCGCGGAAGTGTTGTCTTTGGAGGTGATAGTAGCAGCTGCGACGAGATGTGGATTTGTTTGCAGGGAAGTTCGCAGCCGTAGCGTTCTACATAACGCTTACGCAGACTGCACGTGAAAAATACACGCCAGGCCCTGGACGAGACCTAGGGTTTTGACTGACGGATGAACACGGGCCCAATTCCCGAACATTGAAAGCCCCCGATCTGATTTCGGGAATGTTAATGCAGGCGCGGCAGACTACGAGGATTCTAACAGGTGTTCTTCGGCATTCCTGAACACCAGTTCGTGATGTCGTCCACCTCAGCACCGAAGGTATCAGAACTTTGTGCGCAGCATCTTTGCTCCACACTTGAAAGAACACAATTTGAAAGAGCCCAGCGGCTTGCAGATATTAGTCAGAGAAATTCTAACAGATTATAGTGAAGTTCATTCAATTTCAAGACAAATAGCACATCAAAGAATGAAGGGGAAAAAACTTTTATTCAAGCAGTGGTAAATTGGTATTGGTCGCAACCCTCCCTGGACTGTATCCATAGTCGAGGACTCCCCTGACTGGCGCCATCCTGCACGCCTGCTCGCTCAGCAGGAAAAACCGTCTAGGCTGCAGAAGTCTGAGGGAGGGCGGGTCGTTCAAGCTTCACGGTGATAAAATGCGCATGAATAATGCTTGATAACTGCACGATAGATCACACAATGTGACCGGTAGCAAAATCGTAGTGCGGCCACACATGAAGCGTAAAGACATCCCCAGCTTTCCTGCAGCTGCACTGTGCGTCATTGGCTTCGCTTATAATTCACTAATATACACAGTACATTCCCCAACCGCAGTGAATTTGCACTTTATATGCAAAACAGTAACTCACTCATCCTAACACTGGTGGAAACATGGCTGCAGCGAGACATAGCAGACGACGAAATCTGACCGGCTTGGATATTTTTCTTTACCAGAATGACAGGCGTAATAAAAGGGGTGGTAGGGCAATAATAGTAGTAGGAATAATTTGTTTCCACGCGTGCTAACATTTAATCTCGAGACGAAAATTTTTCCTTCCATTCTAACATTTAATCTCCAATAAAAACTTCAAGGCGATAGATCATGTACTTTTAAATTAAATCCTTCCTTGGAATAAAAAAcgtaacacaaaaaaaacaaggacTCAGAAAGTCAACACACAAGCTCAAGTGCCTACCTTTCCTTGGAATATATTCCTGGCCCCCCAGTGCATACGAGACTTTCATAACTACTCTGCAGGTCCACCTCAGAGTTTCAGGATTAACTGCCCAAAAGCAGACATATTTATATTTCATTATTTTGGTTTCTCATGTATTAAATTTAGTATCATTTATGCAGGGGCTCGTGCCGAGGTTAATTGCGTTGAACTAAATGTAGAGTGTTCCTTAAATCAACTGCTTGAAGACCTTACACTTGGCGTTAACTTATTACAGCTTCTACTCAGATATTTTACCAACAATATAGGCTCGATCGCCCTCAGAGACAGTTTCTTTGATGCTAAACTGGTCTATTTCGCTTTTAAAATGCCCTCAAGTCAATGAAATCTTAAGCCCGGACATATCTCGACTATAACAGGGAATCTGTGATGCCAATGAGCTTGTTTTGCAGAAATGCTTCGTTACTTTCCTGGCATAATTTTTGCACTGATCTGTTCATGTAAACTGGCGTCAGTTGAAAAATAAATTAACTCAATTGATGCGCACTCATCAATCTCTCTCTCACATTTTTTTCATGCTAATTTGTATAAACCACAGGAACGGCCCTACTCTAATGAACAAAAAGGAGCGACTTTTCAAAACATCCATAAGGCTGAAAACAGAAGCGgcatagaaaaaaatgaaaaaaaaacgctgacaGAGAGAGTGTCGTGGTGCCTTCCTAAAACAAACACGTAAGTTCATGTCCGAAGGAAGATTTTAAGCCCCTCTTGAAAgacaatctaaaaaaaaattgcaaacaatTTCACTTTCTCTAAGTTTTGTATATTTTTCATTGCTTGATGAAGCTGGGGACCGTTTCGCTCAAGTCGAAAGTCTTCCAATTTTTGGCAACTTTTTCATCAATATGTTCAGAACAGAAGATTTTTATATTTTTCGATGGGCATTGCTACGTGATAGTGCCTGCAAAACCCGAGAGATAGTTCTGTCGAAGGCACTAGATAATAATTTCTTGATCTAAAAATATCTATATCATGCGATGTCGCTGGCATTATCCCAACAATTTTGAAACATGCCCTGGTTTCTTCCACCGACATGTTCAGTCATCTTTTTCGAAAATCACTTCCACTGCTCACACACTGTGCGAGTGTGAAATGTCACTAACGTGGTTATATTGCAAACTTCGCGAACACATCATTGTTTGTAATCTGGCAGTACGTACATTCAGGAGGCAATGGTTTCTGCTCAGAACACCACGGGTTTTGATGGGGCTCTCCTGTGCGACACTACCCGAATTTAGTGCCTACCTACTTCAGGTGATAAACCAAAGTCTTCAAGTCGCCTGTTTATTGCACAACTCTGCTAAATCGTTTTAGAGCTTTCTACATTGCCATATAATAACAATACGGTCTTCCTTGCACCTTGATTTCTTGACAATATCTTAGATAACATTTATTTTTCGCTCCGTAAGCCGTTCCGTTTTGTTCATAACTATTCACACTTCTTTATTTTTTGGCGTAACCCAGGTTTGTTAATCAGCCCATTAGTGTTTCTACACTGCATCAGTGATCTAGTAAATGTTACCTCTTAACAATCACTGCTAGCGAAGTTTGCATTTTTGTATCAAAATCGTGATTTTTTAATATCCATACCCTACCTGAAGAATTTCTCGATGGCATTGCTCTCTGGTGCTCAGCGCTGTGCAAAAGTCCTTTAATAAAAATACCGATTAATCACATTTCACCACAGATAACCAAaccatatatttatttattcgcCCAGCCATTTTCGCGTCATCGTATAAGTACCTTGTCCTCACTTGTTTACCTAGTATCTCATAGACAACCaccataagagaaaaaaaaaacttccgaatATAACCGCACATTAGGCAATTTAAAACGTAACCTCAGAGGCGCTCCCACTTGCCTTCAGAAGCTCACTTATAAAACATTTCTTCGCCTACGACATTAATACGAATTTTTTAACTTCGTCACCTCATCAAGACTGCTCAAATTTATAGATCACTTAGAAAATAAGGACGGTCATTTCATGCCTTGAAACTAAGGCCAAAATTCAACCAGAGctaacagcagcattacgctgtCTTTCTCTTCTTTATAAATTCCAAAAACAATCGCGCTTTTCGGCCCCGTCAACACAATTGTTTACAGCCACCATCTTTTCACCCTACCGCAAACACAATTGATTTGTAGATTTAAGTCATTGGTGCACTGCGCTCACATTTCTTCCCTTTGTTTCTGCACTGTTAAATCACAGCCTTTTGTAGAAATTTTTATCAAGGAACAGTTTCAGACATTCAGAACTTTTAATATCTGAGCTGTGCTGCTCTTTCACGTTTACTGTCCTTGGCCGTAAATAATATCCCCGAAAATATGGTGACTTGTAGCTTTGGTTCGCCCTTCCTTGAAGTCTGGTTTAGttgattttttaaatattttaacaGTCTTGAAGCATCATGTGTGTCtttgaagataaaaaaaaagaaaccatggAACCCTCTGACATCTGGAGTACTTATTTCACAAATCGCCCCATCGATGGGGCGATTTCCGGCCGGTCTGACATTGTGTGCGACCATCGTTTGACGGCTCCGAAAAAAACACCTTTTGGTATTTTGCATTTTCTGCCTTATTAGCTTGCTTCCTTGTCGTTTCCACAGACTGTTGAGGCGGAAAACGTTTTCTCACGAGGAATAGTGTGCGGCGTCTGGAAAGGTGGAAGTCGCCAGAAGTGACGGGCGATTGGTTACTCACTGATGCGCCTTAGCATCACAAGCCTGCAAATATCTTAGGCTGCTGCACTCTGCACCATTTCCTGCAATATCGGGCGCACTTGCGATCGCAGCCATAACGGAGAACCCTTTCGATGCACAGCACGAGAAGACAGTCATTCCAACACGTGTCCGCACAGCGATCTCTTTCGTACGGGGTATACAAGTCACTGTTGGCTCTTGTGACGTCATATTCGTAGAGACGGCGCCGGCTCAGCTTGGCGGTTGCTATACATGGGTTTGACCAGTTGTCACATACACATTTGCCCCTGCAGCACACGCCCAGTGATGACGAGCAGTTGTTCCCCTTTTTTGGCAGCTGAAACCGCAAAATAGAAAACAAGGATAAGTGGTATTTAGCGAGTTTT
This region of Amblyomma americanum isolate KBUSLIRL-KWMA chromosome 5, ASM5285725v1, whole genome shotgun sequence genomic DNA includes:
- the LOC144135180 gene encoding uncharacterized protein LOC144135180; amino-acid sequence: MRWATVLQVLHALFVLLQAVPEHRSTRYVSPIEEVYGHRVLVKKCVDYVYEYGACKLPKKGNNCSSSLGVCCRGKCVCDNWSNPCIATAKLSRRRLYEYDVTRANSDLYTPYERDRCADTCWNDCLLVLCIERVLRYGCDRKCARYCRKWCRVQQPKIFAGL